The region CAGAAAACAGAACCGAATTGACTGATAAAATCCGTCATGTTTCTAACCTGGCTATCGAGCTCGTGCATGGTATCGGCCTTCTGCGTAAACCCGTCGCTGACCTACATGGCCCTCACCGCCCGTGCTACTGACTTCGTCGTGAAGGGGATGAAGCGGAAGGTTATTTAATGAGTTCTTAAGCTAAGTAGTAGCCCCGTTGTGACAGAAACTGGTCACGGTGAGGGCTAATTTTTGCTATACATTGATAATTAGTTTCGACAAAACGGGGGCTATTGCAAAAGCCTGGAAGTAGTTGAATAAGTTTACTTTGCTGGTAAAATAGCAAAGTAAAAATATATGAACCCACGCTTATTTAATGGTTTGTGTTCTTAGCCTATAATACTATGACAAATATCTACCTCCCATTAGTTATCGTGAGTCTGTTTCTAAGCTGTGAAGTTTTCGGTCAGGAACCAACGAAACGTAGCTTCTTTGCTGTTAGAGCGGGTTATGTACACTCTGCCAGCAACCTGATTTATTCATCAGATGCGATGAATTACGGAACAAATGTAGTTGGCGTAGCGGACAAAAGCGGTTTTTATGGCGGAGCTTTCTATCAACATACTATGGGAAAAACGTTCGCTTATCGGGTAGACCTTACTTATCAGGAAAAAGGGTCAACCCAAAACGACCAGCTCGGCAATTATATGTTTTCACTACCCTATAATTATGTCGGAGTGACGCCATTGGTTGGGATTACACCTGTAACTGGACTAGGGATTTTCGTTGGTCCCGAAGCCAATTTACGTGTTAACTCGGTACCAACCGGATCGGGTACTCTTACCGTGTCTCCTACAGCAATTGAGCTGGGTGTAAGCAGTCGGCTGTCC is a window of Spirosoma linguale DSM 74 DNA encoding:
- a CDS encoding hypothetical protein (KEGG: sml:Smlt1189 putative oxidoreductase) encodes the protein MFLTWLSSSCMVSAFCVNPSLTYMALTARATDFVVKGMKRKVI